A single Maniola hyperantus chromosome 11, iAphHyp1.2, whole genome shotgun sequence DNA region contains:
- the Notum gene encoding palmitoleoyl-protein carboxylesterase NOTUM — MTASGRRSYWLTWTFCALIAACESAAPPDSLRLVWLSNTTLTCNDGSPAGYYLRRGSNNHHWVVYLEGGGYCWDKASCDARWRRRPSLMSSTRWPRARRAPALLSADPQANPIWHASNHVLLPYCSSDMWAGTRTNRHSSSNISFAFAGRYIVRSVLDELLKIGLAGRLLLVGSSAGGTGVMLHVDAARRSLRAHAVRVAAIADSGWFLDRPPKARRASSADAIARLGHSLWSGSPPNSCVREYRDKPWLCYFGYRLYPHIRTPLFVFQYLFDSAQLTAEGVRAPRTRAQWDAVHETGSAIRASLKRVRFTFAPACIAHGALARPEWLAINVSGVSLPRAISCWERRFSNGSRRVRARCAPRRLIERCSWPQCNGSCPRLRDPRTGEEVALAALLQSFGLDVRGAAAAMGLDARALSRMSRAELLPLLAPHT, encoded by the exons ATGACTGCGAGCGGCCGTCGCTCCTACTGGCTCACATGGACCTTCTGT GCCCTGATCGCGGCCTGTGAGAGTGCAGCACCGCCCGACAGCCTTAGACTTGTGTGGCTGTCCAACACAACTCTGACCTGCAACGATGGGTCGCCAGCAGG ATATTACCTTCGTCGCGGCAGCAACAACCACCACTGGGTGGTGTACTTGGAAGGCGGCGGCTACTGCTGGGACAAGGCTTCGTGCGACGCGCGCTGGCGTCGTCGACCCAGCCTCATGTCCTCCACGCGATGGCCTCGAGCTCGGAGGGCGCCAGCTCTGCTCTCCGCCGACCCACAGGCTAACCCAATTTGGCACGCCTCTAACCACGTCCTGCTGCCATACTGCTCCAGTGATATGTGGGCGGGTACACGCACAAACCGACACTCTAGTTCCAATATCAGCTTTGCGTTCGCCGGCCGTTATATCGTACGTTCTGTACTCGACGAACTCTTGAAAATTGGACTCGCCGGCCGTTTGCTGCTCGTCGGATCGAGTGCGGGTGGAACTGGTGTCATGCTTCACGTGGATGCCGCAAGACGAAGCCTTCGCGCGCATGCTGTTCGTGTCGCTGCCATCGCAGATTCTGGTTGGTTTTTGGATAGGCCGCCGAAAGCGAGGCGTGCATCGTCAGCCGATGCCATCGCCCGGCTAGGCCATTCTTTGTGGTCGGGATCTCCACCGAATTCCTGTGTCAGAGAGTACCGAGATAAACCCTGGCTGTGTTATTTCGGATATCGCTTGTATCCGCACATTCGGACACCTCTTTTTGTTTTTCAGTACCTTTTTGATTCAGCCCAATTGACTGCAGAAGGAGTCCGAGCCCCACGAACGAGAGCACAGTGGGATGCGGTTCACGAGACGGGCTCAGCGATTCGTGCAAGTCTGAAACGCGTGCGTTTTACTTTTGCTCCGGCTTGTATCGCTCACGGCGCACTCGCTCGCCCGGAATGGTTGGCGATCAACGTGTCAGGTGTATCGCTACCCAGAGCTATCTCTTGTTGGGAACGCCGCTTTAGCAACGGCAGCAGGAGAGTTCGTGCCCGATGTGCACCGCGGAGACTGATAGAGCGTTGCTCGTGGCCTCAATGTAACGGATCGTGTCCCCGGTTACGAGATCCTAGAACTGGAGAGGAAGTAGCGCTCGCTGCGCTTCTACAGAGCTTTGGCCTCGATGTTCGCGGCGCTGCGGCTGCGATGGGGCTCGATGCTCGGGCGTTATCCCGTATGAGTCGTGCAGAGTTACTGCCTCTGTTAGCTCCGCACACGTGA